The window CGGGCAGGTCGCACTGGTCACCGGTGCCAGCCGCGGCTTGGGCCAGTACTTTGCGCGTGCTCTCGCCAGAGCTGGAGCAGATCTCATTCTCACCAGTCGTAAGCAGGAGGACCTCGCCCCGTTTGTAGCCGAGATTGAAGCGCTAGGCCGCAAAGCCACTCCGCTGGCGCTCGATGTGCGCGATCAGGGCAGCATCGAACGCATGGCCGCCGCGGCGGAAGAGGCCGTTGGTCAGGTCCATATCCTGATCAACAATGCTGGCTGCAATGCAAGGAAGCCCGCGCTCGACGTGAGTTGGGATGACTGGAACTTTGTTCTCGACACGAACCTGCGTGGAAGCTTCTTCGTAGCGCAGAATCTCGCCCGGCGCATGGTGAAACATGGCTACGGGCGCATCATTAATATAGGTTCGGTCACCAGCGTCTTTGGGTATGCAGGACTGGCACCCTACGGAGCCAGTCGCGGTGGCGTACGCCAACTCACGATGAGCCTAGCCGATGACTGGGGCAGACACGGCATCACCGTCAACTGCCTGGCACCAGGATGGTTTCGCACTGAGCAGAACAAAGTCCTCTATG is drawn from Edaphobacter lichenicola and contains these coding sequences:
- a CDS encoding SDR family NAD(P)-dependent oxidoreductase, which gives rise to MSENFFDLTGQVALVTGASRGLGQYFARALARAGADLILTSRKQEDLAPFVAEIEALGRKATPLALDVRDQGSIERMAAAAEEAVGQVHILINNAGCNARKPALDVSWDDWNFVLDTNLRGSFFVAQNLARRMVKHGYGRIINIGSVTSVFGYAGLAPYGASRGGVRQLTMSLADDWGRHGITVNCLAPGWFRTEQNKVLYEDKEWVAYLEDRIPVKRAGQPHDLDGAVVFLASEASRYITGQTLLVDGGISTGAMRATVVKPPKT